The genomic window TGCCGTCTCTTCAGGATACATCTGTTCAACCATGCTGTGCTGAACCCTTGCCGCAAGCGCTGGAACCCTGTAATTGATTTGTCCGAGCTGGTTGTCAATAATGATTCCATCGATTTTATTGTGCCCGTTTAGCTCAATGATCGTTGCAGCCATGTCTGCAATAAAAGTTTCCTTTAAGGGCGCGGTGATTTTCTCTTTGCAGGTATAATTACCGTCTGGCTTTAAGGTTGCTTTTGTTTCAAGGGCCGTCGCTAAAGCATCATCCCCAAAAATAATACCTGCGGTGTCGTCTTCTTTAAAAGCATTGGCACGGTGGATGTTTTCAGCCCCAACAATGACGGAAATATCATCTGCCTTAAGAATCCCTGTCAGTGAGAGCATGAACACAAGCTCTGCTGCCACATTAAATCCCGGGCAACCGGCATACAGATCAATCACAATGGTATTTGGACAGTACTGCTTAATAAGCTCAAAGGGGTACCTGACCAAAGGTCCCGGGTCATATTTGTCGTCCCCCACATTGGTGGCACCGATGATGATTTTTATCCGGGAAGGATCGAAATCCGCTGTATCCAAAAGATCTTTAAGGGCAATGACCCCGATCCTTTCATCAGGCCCGGCCGCCATTCTTGTACGGATACCGATTCTTTCTTCGATGGTTTGGTTGTTTACCGGAATACCGCCTTTAAATGACATTCCTTTCTTTGCATAAATTGAATTATCTACAACAGTGCCGCCATTCCATGCACCCTGTGCGGTGATTTCCAGAATAGAATCCGTGGCCAATATGTTTCCTCCCGATATAAAAGATTCAACCGCTCACAGGTATCAGATTTATGGTTCACTGTTTAGGGTGGCGGTTTTGGTTGTATCTACCACTTGCCGGGGTGCATTAATAGTTTCATTTTAATAAGTAGCTTGTATTTTACTTTATCGCAAGACCAATTATACTAAGGGAGTTGATATTTCAGGCCAAACGTCTCCGTTGTTAAACCCCTGAACCCTGAGCGTACATCCGTAAAAGATTACAGGTGCTTAAAGCTGTAATAGAATTTCAGGACTTTATCTACATAATTCTGGGTTTCTTTGAATGGAGGTATCGTTTTGTAAAGGTCAACAACAGAAGGACCTGCATTGTAAGCTGCAAGAGACAGTGACAACTCTCCGTTGAAGCGTTTAAGAAGCTTTTTGAAATATCGTGCGCCTCCCATTATATTTTCCAGCGGGTCAAATGGATCTGCTATTTGAAGAGCTTTGAGATTTTTTGGCATAATCTGCATAAGCCCCAAAGCGCCTTTTTTTGAAACAGCCCGTGGATTAAAGTCTGATTCGGCTTTAATGATTGCTTTAAGCAGCGGAAAAGAAACGCCGTGTTGCTGTGAAGCTTTGGTGATATATCGGTCATATTTTTCAGATGAATATGACGCTGAGGCTTTTTTCAATCTTTCCCGGATATATACCCGATAATCGCCGTCAGAGGATGTGGGAACGTTGGTAAAGTGTGCCACCCCCTCTTTGTCTATGTACATATAGATATCCGCACATAGCGGCAACACAGTCATAAATAAAAAGCAAAATACAAAGAAAATACTGGTACAAATCAGCTTAATGTTTTTTATCCCCACTTGATCATTTCCCGGTTTCCATTCATTGCCATAAAAGAAAAGGCTTCACCCAATGTTGAAATTAGAAATTTGGCCTTCATATGCTTATCACTGATTTACAGGGAAATTTCACCGAGATTAAAAATTACCATTCAGTGTCTTTCGGTGAAATTCCATGGTACGTTTTTTCTGAAAAATTGAAGCTCAGTTTAGCCCAATTACGGCATAAAAGCAAGTAAAAACATACATTTTTTAATGTAATCTTAACAACTTCGGTTTAATTTTTTCTTATTTTAATGGCTGTTACATCAAAAAATTTAAAAAAAAATAAACATCTTATTTTATTTTTGAAATAATTCTGATAGGGTGTGAATTCTTTCACATTTTCGATTAATAAAAGCCCTATGTACAAAAATGAAAATAGAAATCAAATAATTAGCAATAATAAAGTATTAATCGCTTTAAAGAAGGGTTATCGGAGATTTTTAAAAATCAGAGGTCATCCCAATGAAATCGCCTTGGGTTTAGCCTTGGGACTTTTTGTGGGAATGACCCCCTCCATGGGTTTCCATACGGCAATTGCGGTTTTTTTAGCGGCTCTTTTCAAATGGAATAAGATATCGGCCGCCGTAGGCGTGTGGGTAACAAACCCGCTAACCGCACCTATTATTTACGGCGTCAACTACTTTATAGGGGCAAAACTGATTGGATTGCCGAAAGCCTATTTGCTCTCAGAGGCTCATGGCTTTACCAGAATTTATAAGATAATGCTCAAAGCCCCGGAGATTTTTTGGGCATTGATCATCGGTGGTATTGTGCTGGGGCTGCCTTTGGCTGTTGCAGGTTACTATTTTTCCTATTCGGTGGTTCAGAAATATCAAGACGATATTAAACAAAGGCTGGCAAGATCGAAAGAGAAGTTGGCTCAAAAGAAAGAGATGAGAATTAGAAAAAAGATGGAGAAAGATGCAGCGGTCATCGACTTTAAAATGAATGAAAAAAAATAGTTGTAGGCGTTCACGGCTTGAAAGCTGAAATTAAAAAAAATTACCACGGAGTTTCACCGAAAGACACTGAATGGTAATTTTTAATCTCGGTGAAATTTCCCTGTAAATTTGTGGTAAAAAATATGAAGGCCAAATCGCTGTTTTCTAATTTAATGATTCCTTAACTGGTTACCAATATTTTTTTTGCTACTGGAATCTGTTGGCGGGAGCAAGGTTTTCTGAAATTTATGAAAATCACCATCATTTATGACAACACAGCCTGGGATAAAAGCCTTGAGGCGGACTGGGGATTTTCCTGCCTTGTAGAGGCTTGGGGAAAAAGCATACTGTTTGACACGGGGGCAAAAGGAAATATTCTGCTTGGCAATATGGATAAACTGGGCATTGATCCAGGCAAAGTGGACGAAATTTTTATCTCCCACTCACATTGGGACCATGTGGGAGGGCTATCCGACTTTCTAAGAAAAAATCCTGTTAAAGTCTATATTCCAGCTTCTTGTCCCAACCCCGGTTTTACCGACCAATGGATCAGGATAAAAGATTCCTTGCGGATTCACCAAAATATTTTTTCCACAGGTGAGCTTAAAGGTATAGAGCAGTCTCTGGTGGTTAAACAAAATGGCCACACTGTCGTCATTGCCGGGTGTTCTCATCCTGGCGTTGGTGAAATCCTAAGGGCAGCCTCACGACATGGTAAAGTCAACGCGCTTATAGGTGGGCTGCACGGCTTTGACGAGTTTGATTTAATCGACCATATGGAAACGATATGCCCGGTACACTGTACACAGTACATTCAAAAAATCAAGGCGCTATACCCGGAAAAATATATGGAAGGAGGGGCCGGGAAAGTTATTAATTTATAAGTTCTTATCCGTCACTGATCACCCGGAGAACATAAATAATATTTTGTTTTATTAACTGGTTATCTTTGTGAGCTCATTGTCCTCAGTGGTAAGTTCGATTTTTTAAGTTCATCAATATTACAAGTCTTAAACAAAGGAAGAAAATCATGATATACGCCTTTGAACAGGAGCAACTTGATAAGACCGAAGATATCCT from Thermodesulfobacteriota bacterium includes these protein-coding regions:
- a CDS encoding lytic transglycosylase domain-containing protein yields the protein MYIDKEGVAHFTNVPTSSDGDYRVYIRERLKKASASYSSEKYDRYITKASQQHGVSFPLLKAIIKAESDFNPRAVSKKGALGLMQIMPKNLKALQIADPFDPLENIMGGARYFKKLLKRFNGELSLSLAAYNAGPSVVDLYKTIPPFKETQNYVDKVLKFYYSFKHL
- a CDS encoding DUF2062 domain-containing protein yields the protein MYKNENRNQIISNNKVLIALKKGYRRFLKIRGHPNEIALGLALGLFVGMTPSMGFHTAIAVFLAALFKWNKISAAVGVWVTNPLTAPIIYGVNYFIGAKLIGLPKAYLLSEAHGFTRIYKIMLKAPEIFWALIIGGIVLGLPLAVAGYYFSYSVVQKYQDDIKQRLARSKEKLAQKKEMRIRKKMEKDAAVIDFKMNEKK
- a CDS encoding MBL fold metallo-hydrolase, which encodes MKITIIYDNTAWDKSLEADWGFSCLVEAWGKSILFDTGAKGNILLGNMDKLGIDPGKVDEIFISHSHWDHVGGLSDFLRKNPVKVYIPASCPNPGFTDQWIRIKDSLRIHQNIFSTGELKGIEQSLVVKQNGHTVVIAGCSHPGVGEILRAASRHGKVNALIGGLHGFDEFDLIDHMETICPVHCTQYIQKIKALYPEKYMEGGAGKVINL